The DNA region ATGTCTTTATTTCTTTAGCAACGTCAATCGTCTTCGGAGTATCCTTGGGCTTACGACCACGTTTGGCTGGTCTTTTACATAGTGCTACTTCCTTTTTGATTGAACGCCATGTATCTACGCGCATATCGTCAAGTGCTTCCATTGCCCAGCTGATTACGTGAAAAGGATCTACACAGCGCTCAGCGTTTGGACAGTATTCTTTTATACATTCATCAATCCATTTAGCTCCGTCTCCGGATACGAGTTGTATGTTTGCTCTCTGTTCTTCTGTTAGCTGATCAAAGAATGAAGAAAACACACTTTTACCATGACCTTCAGATGCCCATATCACCTTTCCGGTATCATGGTTTATCACCGTCGTTATGTATTTATGACCTTTCTTGTAGCTTGTTTCATCTACACCGATTCTAAAGAGATTATTAAATCTTTTTTCAGGGTCAGTATCAAGTGCATCGTTTACTCTTTTAACGATTGCTCCAACGGTACCCCATGAAATTCTCATGAATTCTGAAACTGCAACTTTAGAACAATTAACAGCCAGCCAGGCTGTTATCTGCTCAAAATCATAGGTGAAACCTGAGTTATGCCTTGCCCACGGAAACTGACATGTAACCACTCCGTGTTCAGGACACCTGACTCTGCATGATGGGGCTACAAGTATCACTTTGTATGTTGACCAGTCACATGCTCGCCACGTTCTTGCTCCATAGTTTCCTGCATCATATACTTTACATTTCCTGCCGCAGATTCCGCATCTGCACTGATGTCCTTTGGTTGCATGGACCTGAATGATAAACGTGTCGTCTTCAAATACAGTTTTATCTATCGCTGTATACTTGACATTTAAGATTTTTTTGATATAATTATTACAAAGCATATGGTATCTCCTGTTTTAATTTTTTCTCGTCAAAAAAATCATAACAGATATCATATGCTTTTTCAATTTTTTACGGCTTTTTCTGCGATTTTATTTCCACACATGTTAATGAAGAGCCAAATTATTCAGCTCCGTTACGATGCAGATCACCCTGTCATTGTTGCCCCTGAAGTGATGCCCGAAGCAATAAATGATGATACTCCTGCTGAGAAAAACAACTCTGATGGCGTCGCAGCTGTAAATCGTGAAATCGTCATTAACTCCAATACGGTAAGTGATATTGCGGACGAAGATTATGATACGCCTTATCAGCTCATGATTGAAAACGCTTTAGCGTGACGATGTGCGTCGATGCGTCGATGGTTTCGGAGCGGTGTAAAACATCGTCACCACCGACGCACATCGACGCAGAAGCAAAGCATTTTTTCAAAAAAGAAATACAGTTTTCCAATGTATTGCGGGTTACGATTTACAATCGGATACCCGGAAATCCGGAAGGCGAAGCCGACGGAAAAAGCCCCGCAGGGCGACATAGTTCTTCTGATAGACTTTCAAGGCTGTCGGAAGTACTATGGAGTTACAAGCGGCGCACACGCCCTTTGTAAGCGGTGCTCCGCACCGTTCAGAAGCACGCCTGTGCAAGCTATAAAAAAGAATAAAGGAAAGGAAAGGAATTTCAAAATGAAAGAGAAAAGACTGACTTTTAGCCAGGGCAAAGGATCAATCACGCATAATAATCGTGAGTTCGTTGCGAACAATGTTGATCCTGCACGTACCCCTGATAATATCACTTTTATCGCTCAGCCGATAGCCGAAGCATATGATCAGCTTTTCAGAGAATCAACCGAGCGTTACAACGCAAAGCAGACCAGGAACGATCGTAAGATCAGCGACTATTATGAACATCTTTTCGGATGTAAGCCGTGCAATACTATAAAAGTAAATGCACTCGATCAGAAAAGCTTCTATGAAGTACTGGTTCAGGTCGGCAAAAAAGAAGATACGGGTATCGGAACCGAGGATGCACAGGTCGCTGCTGATATACTGAAAGAATACATGGAAAGCTTTCAGGAACGCAACCCGAACTTCTATGTTTTTAACGCAGTTCTTCACATGGATGAAGCTACTCCCCATCTGCATTTCGACTACATTCCTGTTGGTCATTACAAGCGCGGTCAGGATACGCAGAACGGTATAGCTCAGGCACTCAAAGAAATGGGATACGGCGGTGGTAAAATGGCTATTGCCAAGTGGAGAGCCGCTCAGATAGATGTACTGAATGAAATCTGCCGTAAGCACGGTATCGAACCCCTTCCTCCCGAAGAATCCAGAGGAACACTCGAAGTTGAAGAATACAAGGAACAGCGTCGTAAAGCTGATGCTCTGGCAGTAGAAAATGCTCAGGCTGAAACAGAACTTTCAGAAACGAAAGCGGAACTTGAAAAAGCTGCAAAAGCGAAAGCCAAGCTCATGGAGATTGACAGCGTGGAAACAGGTAAAACCGTATTTGGTGGAAAAATCACTGTGTCAAAAGAAGACTGGGACAATGTTACTGCCCTCGCCAAAAAGGAAGTAGCATCGCAAAAGCAGACAAAGAAGCTACGCAAGGAACGTGATGATGCAGTACAGGAACTTGATGCACTCAAATCCAAGTTCGAGGTGATTTCCTCAGAGCTTTCAGCCTACAAAAAGAAAGAAGCTAATAAACATTACTTCTCACGTGAGAATATGGCAGCTGAAAGTAAGCGTATCAAGCGAGAAGAGCAGCTTTCCCGTGATCTGCAAAAGGCTATGACCGTCATTGATGCTCACGGTCTGCGTGATGAATACAACCACACAAAAGTAAACACAGCACACAGAAAGAATGTGCTGGAATAAATTTCTTATTTTAAAAATTATGATAAATAAGGTGTGATAATTCGGACTTTCGTGTGTATAATAAGTAAAGAAAGTTAATGAAGTGAAAGGAGGAAGTTGTACAGCAGAATAATATCGAGAAAATTACTCAATTATAATGCACATAGCATGCAAAATCACAGATTAATTCCAAAAGAAGTTCATAAATATATTGACTTTCTCAAATGATAGTGCTATTATAAGTTTAGGAAATAGTTTTCCTAATAAACAATTTTGAATAGGGGGAATTTATCATGAAGATTTTAAAAGGGATGTTATCGATGTTTACAGCATTGACAATGTTTGTTTGTGCAATGCCAAGTGTAAAAGTAAGTGCAACAACAATTTACGGAGATGTAAACAATAGCAGCACGGTGGATTTGACTGACGTTAGTTGTTGAATCTGTATTTGGAAGGCTCAGTTTCTGCTTCGAGTATCAATAAAAAATATGCTGATGTTGATCAGAATACAGTTTTAGATGTATGTGATTTAAAAACTATAAAAGCATACATTACGCACTCACTTTCATACCTGCCGTACAGTGAGAGCGGAAACACTTATAGTAATTGTAACAATTATGTATTTCCGAGTGATTCATCAAGAAACTATACAAAGTATAATTGCTCTACAGGAACAACATCAACATACACTTTAAATTCGTTATCTAATTATATGCCACGTACTGGAAACTTTGACGGAAGACAAATAGATTCTTCTGCTAACGCCAAAAGTATTGTGATGTTAGAATATAAAAAGAATGACGGGCAATGGTGGCAAGGCTCAGGCTTCATTGTAGATAAGCACACAATTGCGACATGTGCACATTGCATCTATAATGGTACATCATTTAATACAAATTATACAATTAAAATCTATGATTCTGATGGCTCAACGCTTTTAAACACACTTTACGCCAAAGAACTCCATGTTCCAAGTAATTACATTTCAAGTTCTTCTTCAAATTACGATTACGGGTTGATATATGTTGACTCCAGTTTATCAAGCTATGGTAATATTGCATTAGGAACCGCAACAGATTACTTCATGTCAACCTCTTCGGATTTATCAATAAGTGGATTTCCTCTTGAAGTTTCAGGATCACCAGTTGTAGATGTTAGATATTATGAAACCGGTGAAGTTTTGCCATCGACAAATTCTGATCTGATTCGTTGCTCGGCTTATGCCAGTAATGGTGACAGCGGTGGTCCAATGTATATACAATACTCTTTAAATGGCTCGACATTTCGCTCAGCTATTGGAATATGTGGTTATTATAACTATAATCTTGGCGTAAGATATAGTGGAGGCGTTAGAATTACGACTCCTATACTTAGATTTTATATGGATAATGACAACATCGGATAACAGGAGGAAAAAATTATGAATAAAAAAATTGTTTCTCTTCTTTCGTGTTTTATAATGTTCTTGTCTTCTAGTGCTTCAACAGTATATGCTGAAACAGAACTGATACACGAAACGCAAAAAATATATCAGTTAATGGAGAATTATATAGCTGAAAATTATCCAGGTGATGCCAAAACCGTCATATCCGATGACAACACAATCGAAATAATATTTCGTGAAGTCTCTAAAGAAGAGCATGAGTTTAATGGAGCTGCTATTTCAAAAAGTATTTCTGAGTACTTAGAGAATAACAATATTGATTCTTCAAAAGTTAATGTAGCGTTTAGAATTGAGTCTCCTGCAGCAGCATCACCTGTAATTGCAGGTGACATAGACCATAATGACTCAATTGATGTTACAGATCTTACAGAACTCTCACTTGCACTTTTAGGCGATAAGGAACTTACAGCAGATCAGCAAAAAGCAGCAGACATTGACGGTGACGGAGCAGTCACTCTTGCCGACCTTGCAAGACTTCAGCAGTATCTTTCCAAAAAGATCAATTCTCTTTAATGCTTATTAATTAAACATACTGTAAAGGTGTCAGCGTACTTCGCAGGCACCTTTATAGTTTATATAATGAACAATTTCTTGTATAATAATTTCGCTTTTAGGAATTGACAATCAAATACATATGCGCTATAATAAAAACATCTCCGGCAACACTTTGGCAACAAAAAATCAGATACTCCAAATTTGACAGACAACACAGATAATAGAGATACCACAAGCTAAATCACCTAACTGAAATTGTTTAAGATTACGGTTTAAGGAGCGAGTGGGAATGATATCATTTTTCAAACAAACCGCGCAAATACGTCGTTCGAGACGTCTCTAAAACGTCAGTGATACTATTATGATACTAAAAATTTAATACTAAAAATTTAACTTTTATGCGGTACTGGCGTTTTTGGCGGTGGTTTTTACACTAAAAATTTAATACTAAAAATTTAACCCTGACTGATTTTACATGATGAATAATTTCAGTCAGGGTTTTATTTATTTTCTTAGTCCGTCAAGAGTATCATTTATCTGTGATATCAGTTCAATAAGTTCACTTTCCATGTCCTCTCCTCTGTCAATTCGTCTAAGCTCACAGAGCACCTCTGCAAGTGCGTTTCTTAATGCTTTATAGGTCCTTGGATTTCCGGTAACACTGATTTCACGTTGAAGTGCACGCTGTATCAGATAATCCTGTTTGGTATGGCCTGACAACCTAACAAATCTGTCAAGCTGTTTGTTTTCTTCTTCTGACATTCTGAATGATACTATTTTTCCGCGAAAACGACCTTTACTGTCAAGATTTTTAGCAGACATCATCTTCATCCCTTTCAACATTTAATTTTTCGGCAATTTCCTTCTGTTTAGTCGGAAACAAATGAGCATATCTATATGTGATATCTATACTCTCATGTCCCAGACGATCAGCTATAGCCACTGCTGAAAAACCCATTTCTATAAGAAGAGACACATGGGAATGTCTCAGATCATGGATTCTGATTCGTTTCAATCCCTTTTCCTTACATCCACGATCCATTTCATGATGAAGATATGACTTGGTGAATTCAAAAATTTTGTCCGAATCTTTAACCCCATAGAGTGAACTTATGTATTCTTCCATTTCTTCGCACAGAAAATCAGGCATCGAAATAATTCTTATGCTTTTTGGCGTTTTAGGATCTGTAATAACTTCTCTGCCATTTATCTGCTGAAAAGACTTCGTAATCGAAACTGTATTTTTGCAAAAATCAAAATCTTTTTTTGTAAGTGCAAGTAACTATCATTTCTTACCGGTGTGATCCCGAAAGAATCAAGTGTTCTGTAGAGGAATTCAACACCTTTCTGTGTCCATCTGGTATGAACATATTCTCTGTAAGATCCGGTTCTGTAATCATATGATCTTCGTATATCAGTGCTTACATAACCTTTGCCCTCATACTGTTCAGTAAGGAACCAGGTGTTATGTGATCTGTACTGAATACCAAGTCTGAAAAGCAGAAGGTTGAAACCGGCAGCTGTTGTTCCGTATTCATATGCTATATCAGAAACTTTGATAAGCTTTCTGCTTTTCATTATGAAATCATAATATTCAGCTTTCGGTTCAAGTGAGGAGATCCTTTCTTCAAGCAGAGCGTTGTTTGTTCTGAGTTTCTCCTCTGTGGAATATGAACCCGTCTTTCTGATTGAAGGGAGAACTTCTGACGTCACCCAGCGCTTGAACTTCTTTGCAGAAGGAAGCTTACTTGAAAGAACAAGGCTGTAAAAACCCGATTCATTGATGATCGTCATTTCCTGTACTCCTGAAGGTGTTGCCATTTTAGCAACACCTCTGTCTTCCTTATCGACCTTTTTGGAAACAGCACTTCGCGGATCAGCGTATCCGAGTTTCTCGGCAACATCTTTGCCAACAAGCCACGGTTCACCGCCAATGGTCACTGTTCTTACAGAACCGAATTCTTCGTTTTCAAATATTTTTACTTCATTACTCATTTGTATTTCCTCCGTTCAGATCGAAACTTATTCCAACAGCTTTGTTCACCTGTTCCATTACATCATCACCGAGTGTGCAGAGCTTTTTTCTCAGTCTCGACTTATCCATTACCTGTATCTGTTCACAGAGGATAACCGAATCCTTATAAAGTCTGTCGCTCTCCACCGGAACGTGAACCGGAAGATTCCTTTTCTTCTTTGAAGAAGTGATCGGAGCTACCAGTGTAGTCGGACTGTAGTGATTGCCGACATTGTTCTGAATGATAAGCACTGGTCTTTTTCCTCGCTGTTCGCATCCTGTTCCCGTGAGTATTGCCAGATAAACCTGACCTCTCATTATGTGTTTCATTTGCATTTTCCTTTCGATAATGTATTCATAGAATGATCTATGTAAAGACAGACCGTTTTGTTCCGGTCTGTCGCTCGTATCATAGTTGTCATATTTGTTCTCAACATCCCTGACAGGGGAGACATATAAGCCGGTCATCCGCTAAGATGACCTCATAGGATTCTAACCTCTATCCATTCCTGTGGAATAGCCGTCGCCGGAAGTATCATTATACCCATTGCCTGTCGTCGCGTAACAGGAGCTGCCTGTTATGGACAGAACATTTCCCGCTCCTTCAGATATTTATCAGGTGCAGTGCCTGGCTTCTCTTTGGTCACTAAATAGTTTTGTGCCGCCTGCGGCAGCTTCTCGATCATGAGCTTGCGAAGTATCTTTTCTTCAACCGGTTCAGAAGTATCTTCCACAATACTTGTTCCGTCAAACTCATCTGTATCCAGTGCGTTTAATGAAACAAGTCCTGCACGCTGAGCTTCCTCATTTACATATCTTTCACGGCGGTATTCCTTGTAGAAGCTTCTGTATCCGGCTTCATCCGTTTCCATAAGTGCGTATCCGAGATTGATGAAATAAGCACGTTCCCCTTCCGGAAAGCTAGCTATGTAGTTTCTTAATTCTTCCTCAGATACTTCTCTGTATCCTTCGCCTGTGTTTTCACGGTTGTTCATTACAAAATAGATTTTAGACATTATAGTATCCTCCTGAAATTTCTGAATTGACTCTGTGTGTTCAAATCAGAAATTCAGGGATACCTTGCGACTGCTTCGCTGTACTTACTCTGCATCTTTCTGCTCCTTTTCAGGGCAACAAAAAAAGACCTGCAGATAAAAATCTGCAAGTCTCGATTGCTGCGGCATATTCGCCGGCAGAAAAAAAGTATAAAAAAAGCCCTGCCGCTTTAAAAGCAGCAAGGCCGATTTCTAAGGAAACGCTGATTTAATCGACGTTAGTATTGACAAATTGTCGTATATATGATATAATGTAGTTAATAAAATATATTATGCGAGGTATTTTGATATGAACGGACAGTTAAGTTTCAGCGATATGGAATATTCCCTTAGAAAGCGTCAGGGAAAAAAAGAAGCGTTTCTTAATAGAATGGAAGAGATAATTCCATGGGATTCATGGATTCAGATAATCGCTCCTTACTATCCGTCAGGTAATCATGGCAGACCTGTAAAAGGTATCGAGACCATGCTTAGAATGTATCTTCTTCAGGATTGGTTCAATCTATCAGATGAAGGTGTCGAAGATGCTATTTATGATAGCTATGCAATGAGAAAATTCATGAAAATAAATTTTATGCATGAACAAGTTCCGGATGCAACAACATTACTGAAGTTTCGACATCTTCTTGAAGAACATAATATCGGCGACGCTATTTTCAAGGACGTTAATGATCGACTTGAAAAGGCAGGACTTATCATGCATGGTGGTACAATTGTTGACGCAACAATAATTGCAGCACCAAGTTCAACAAAGAATGCCAAGGGAGAACGTGATCCTGAAATGCATCAGACTAAGAAAGGCAATCAGTGGTATCATGGAATGAAGGTACATGCTGGAGTAGATGCTGGAACAGGATATGTGCATACAATAACCGGAACAGCGGCAAATGTGCATGATTCCACTGAAGCATCTAAGCTTATTCGCAATGATGATGAAATAATGTACGGCGATTCTGGTTATCTTGGTGTTCCGGCACAGAATGCCATAAAACAGGATGAGCATCATAAAAACATGAAGTTTGAAATCAATAAAAGACCGTCAAGTTTAAAAACCTCAGATGACTATAACGGTATTAACTGGGATAAAAAGATGGAGCATGATAAGTCATCAGTAAGATGCAAAGTGGAACATGCTTTCCTCATTGTAAAGAATACATTTGGATACTCAAAAGTAGCATACAAAGGAATAAAAAAGAACATGAATAGATTCAATTTTCTATTCGCATCAGCAAATTTGCTGATGTGTTCTCGTGCAGGAAGAACTGCAGAATTTTGCAAGGGGTAAGTGTACCCTAATGCGGATTAATTCCGCAAAAAATAATAAAAAAATGAGGTAAATGCTCGAATAGCGATTCGCATTTCAATATTATTCCAATATTACAAGGATATTTTATTATATCACGACTTATTCAGCGTTTCCCTAATATTAAATTGTATCAGTGCATGAGGCTGTATTTCTGCCAGCATACACATTATAACACGCGGAAACTCCCGCGTCAGTCCCAGAAGAGTCTCAATTAAGTCTCATTATAGTCCCACTTTAGTCTCATATGATTTCCCAAACACTGTTTGGGAAATTCAAAGTTTCTCACTTCATCGTCTCCAGCACTTCATTCAGATGAACCATGTACTTTGTTTTCAGCTCCTCCGGTTCAATGATCTTTGCTTTACTGCCAAACTGGAACAGCCATGCGAAGAACGGTGCTTCTGCTTTTACTTTCACGTGAACAGTAAAGTGCTCGTTACCGTCAGGAATAAGAGATACATCTTTTCCGAAGCGGTCAATGACGGTATTGATAAGCTTGTTATCAAAACGGAGCTTAACATCTCTTGATTCTCCGCTGAACATTGAGAATGATGAGTTCATATACTCAGCTATGCTGAAATCCGAAGGCTTGGGTACGATATCTTCTTCAAGAATCTTTACACTTTCCATTCTGTCCACACGGAAATTTGATATTGAAGTATACTTCTCATAGTGTGCAATAAGGTAATAGCGTTCATCTGTCCAGCTGAGAGCATACGGTGAACAGACGCGAAGACCGTCACGGTATTTTTTCTTCTTCTGAATATCGTAGTCGAAATATTTGAAGGAGATTTTCTTTCCTTCAGATATTGCACGATGAATAGTATCAACATTTATATAGATACGTTCATTCATTGCTTTGACTCTGTTGGATACGAACACCTGACGATGAATCTGCTTTGCTTCATGTACACTTGCAAGGCCTTCGATCTTCTTAAGCAACTCATTCGATTTCCGCTCGGTAAGGAAACGTGATGATGTAACTGCATCAGCAAGAAGTTTCAGTTCCGGAAGTTCAAACTCACGGCTTGCTACATAGTAACCGGAAGTGTTTCCTTTGAGCTGCTTTATATCCAGTCCGAAAGTACATAACGCTTCAATATCCTGATAAAGAGCTTTTCTTTCAGCAGATATTCCGCAGAGTTTAAGCTGATTTATTATCTCGCTCATAGTAATCGGATGCAGTTCGTCAGTCTGTTCGAGCATTATCTTATATAGGTAGAGAATCTTTAATCTCTGTATTGAATTCTTTTCATTGTTAGCCATAATAATGCTCCTTTTCAAATTCAGCAATAATTAAAAACATCCTTCATTAATGATAACTTTTTTGATATCAGAAATGGAATTCAGAGCAAGAAGTATACCGTGAATGATTTTGTTTTCATTCTGTGGTTCAGTATTACCGAGATCAAGATAAACTGAAACTCTGTTTTTATCAGCCGTAACATTTAAATAGCCGATATAATCATCGCCTTCAAGTTGAAAATCATATGCGTTTATTGCATTTCTGACGGCTTTGGCTTTTTCTTCGTCAGCTGCATCATCGTTAAAGTAAACACTGTAATTAAAGCATTCGCCTTCAAATCCTTCGGCATGAACTGAATAGTTAAGAGAAAGTTCTTTTAAGCCCAAAGCCTGATCCCAATCTGATTCTCCATATTCATCATCTTCTTCGTTCTCATTTTTTGTGTCTTTGGAAACAGGGCTGCCATCATTGATGATTACTTTCTGAATTTCTGTGACATTATTATTTAATGCTGCGATGAGGCATTCAATAACTTCTTCATGATACTTCTTCGAAAGCTCCTCAAGACCAACACCAATTTCAATCTCATCCACACTTAGTATTAAATTTGTAAATGCTTCCTCAAATTGCTTATGAAGTTCCAGGATAGCTTTTTTTGCTTCTTCATACTGTTTTTCCTCAAACAACGTCTCAGGAAATATATAAAAAACTACTCCTTTTTTGGCTTTGCCTCTGTAATCAACGGGAAAATAAGTTTTGATTTTATCCAGTTCCATAATAGTCCTCCTGATAATGATTTAATTAGTTAATTGTGATTATATGCTATACTGTCTGTTATGCCAGAAAATCTGATTTCGGAATAAACGGAATGTTCAGTGAACATCCTCTTACGTTCATATCATTAAGCTTGATAAGCAGCATTTCATGCGGTACGCACATTGCCATTGCTGCCTGTTCTGTTGTGTATCCGTACCCCACGTTTTCCATTACATCCTCATCGCGGATGATGAAGTTTGCCGCAAAGATGTTGGCTTCTATTTCAAGTTTCGAGCTCATATCATAAAGTCCGTTTTCCTTGAAAGCAGAAACAGCATGATGCCTGTGCAGGAAGTGATGGCCGAGCTCATGAAAGAGAACTATCTTCTCCATGTGTTCGTCAAGAGATTTGTTCAGAAATATATACGGGCATCGCTGGATGACAGTGTACATGCCCTTAAGATCGGTAAAGTCTTTGTATTTTATAACAATATTACACGCTTCTGCAATTTCAAACGGATCGTCCGTTCGGAATTTCTTTTTCAGCTTCTGCACGAAACTGTTGATTTCATATGCGTACATAATTCACCAGCCTTTCCGGGTGACCCTATTATTATGTATATTATACTGCAAACCGGTGTGTCAAAATCAGTACAACGGGATTATTCACCGGAATTTTCTTCACTGTTCTGATCCTTGCGGTATTTCTTCGGAGTATATTTTTTGTTCGTGATCTTAGCTTCCCAGTATGCTTCCTGAAGAGCTTCCATAACGTTCGCCTTGTCCTCTTCTGAAATATCTCCGCCGGCAAAAAGTGCAGAAGCATTTTCGATAAGTTTCTTTGCGGCAGCTTTTCCTTTTGATCCGTATTTCTCATTTGCTTCGATTACGAAATATTCATCATCAGATGCAAGAGCTTTTTCATCAACTCCAAGGATATCTGCGATTTTAGCGAGTATATCTTTCTTCGGAGTGCGTGTTCCGCCTTCATAATTCTGAATGGCACGTGCAGATACGCCGGCCTTTTCTGCAAGATCTGCCTGTGTAAGTCCGCGCATTCTTCTGATTTTTGCGATTCGGTCTTTAAGTTCCATAAGTCCTCCTGACTGTTCGTGTTCACGAACATTTTTAAGAAAAAAGTCTTGACAACCGTTCGTCTGCCGGTTATAATATGCTTGTACCGTTCGTTCGTGTTTATTATATCACATCACGCACAACATATCAAGTATTTACTGAGAATTTTTTTCTGCAGGAGGGGATATTATTTTGAGCAGCACCAAATCAGCGTTCGGGAAAAACAAACTGAAAAACGTAAAAGCTTTGCTGAAACTTTACCGGAAGGTTCTTTATTCAGTGAACAATAATCTTTACTATCTGGATGAAGAAGTGTACGTAAACAGCCGCCGGCATCTTTCTGATCTTGTGGATTCTCTGGTCGAGTTCGAGACCAGGGAAGAGAAACGCCGTTTCGATGACAGAGTGAACAGCTGTCATAAAAGCCTGTCGCTTCTTGAACTTCTCGACAAGACTATCGTCATGGTCAGGGACTATCCGGACA from Ruminococcus sp. HUN007 includes:
- a CDS encoding ISL3 family transposase, which codes for MLCNNYIKKILNVKYTAIDKTVFEDDTFIIQVHATKGHQCRCGICGRKCKVYDAGNYGARTWRACDWSTYKVILVAPSCRVRCPEHGVVTCQFPWARHNSGFTYDFEQITAWLAVNCSKVAVSEFMRISWGTVGAIVKRVNDALDTDPEKRFNNLFRIGVDETSYKKGHKYITTVINHDTGKVIWASEGHGKSVFSSFFDQLTEEQRANIQLVSGDGAKWIDECIKEYCPNAERCVDPFHVISWAMEALDDMRVDTWRSIKKEVALCKRPAKRGRKPKDTPKTIDVAKEIKTSKLILGKSMEKLTSRQADKIDWISKTDPKLFRAYKLKEALRYVFHSDTAEEAEEKLDAWIKWARHCRLPKFVELQKKINRHRKSILNTIKYHLSNARVEAINNKIKLSIRMAYGFRNIDNMLAMIMLRCSGIDVRLPWN
- a CDS encoding plasmid recombination protein; the encoded protein is MKEKRLTFSQGKGSITHNNREFVANNVDPARTPDNITFIAQPIAEAYDQLFRESTERYNAKQTRNDRKISDYYEHLFGCKPCNTIKVNALDQKSFYEVLVQVGKKEDTGIGTEDAQVAADILKEYMESFQERNPNFYVFNAVLHMDEATPHLHFDYIPVGHYKRGQDTQNGIAQALKEMGYGGGKMAIAKWRAAQIDVLNEICRKHGIEPLPPEESRGTLEVEEYKEQRRKADALAVENAQAETELSETKAELEKAAKAKAKLMEIDSVETGKTVFGGKITVSKEDWDNVTALAKKEVASQKQTKKLRKERDDAVQELDALKSKFEVISSELSAYKKKEANKHYFSRENMAAESKRIKREEQLSRDLQKAMTVIDAHGLRDEYNHTKVNTAHRKNVLE
- a CDS encoding serine protease gives rise to the protein MEGSVSASSINKKYADVDQNTVLDVCDLKTIKAYITHSLSYLPYSESGNTYSNCNNYVFPSDSSRNYTKYNCSTGTTSTYTLNSLSNYMPRTGNFDGRQIDSSANAKSIVMLEYKKNDGQWWQGSGFIVDKHTIATCAHCIYNGTSFNTNYTIKIYDSDGSTLLNTLYAKELHVPSNYISSSSSNYDYGLIYVDSSLSSYGNIALGTATDYFMSTSSDLSISGFPLEVSGSPVVDVRYYETGEVLPSTNSDLIRCSAYASNGDSGGPMYIQYSLNGSTFRSAIGICGYYNYNLGVRYSGGVRITTPILRFYMDNDNIG
- a CDS encoding dockerin type I repeat-containing protein is translated as MNKKIVSLLSCFIMFLSSSASTVYAETELIHETQKIYQLMENYIAENYPGDAKTVISDDNTIEIIFREVSKEEHEFNGAAISKSISEYLENNNIDSSKVNVAFRIESPAAASPVIAGDIDHNDSIDVTDLTELSLALLGDKELTADQQKAADIDGDGAVTLADLARLQQYLSKKINSL
- a CDS encoding phage antirepressor KilAC domain-containing protein, with the translated sequence MSNEVKIFENEEFGSVRTVTIGGEPWLVGKDVAEKLGYADPRSAVSKKVDKEDRGVAKMATPSGVQEMTIINESGFYSLVLSSKLPSAKKFKRWVTSEVLPSIRKTGSYSTEEKLRTNNALLEERISSLEPKAEYYDFIMKSRKLIKVSDIAYEYGTTAAGFNLLLFRLGIQYRSHNTWFLTEQYEGKGYVSTDIRRSYDYRTGSYREYVHTRWTQKGVEFLYRTLDSFGITPVRNDSYLHLQKKILIFAKIQFRLRSLFSR
- a CDS encoding type II toxin-antitoxin system PemK/MazF family toxin — its product is MKHIMRGQVYLAILTGTGCEQRGKRPVLIIQNNVGNHYSPTTLVAPITSSKKKRNLPVHVPVESDRLYKDSVILCEQIQVMDKSRLRKKLCTLGDDVMEQVNKAVGISFDLNGGNTNE
- a CDS encoding IS5 family transposase, giving the protein MNGQLSFSDMEYSLRKRQGKKEAFLNRMEEIIPWDSWIQIIAPYYPSGNHGRPVKGIETMLRMYLLQDWFNLSDEGVEDAIYDSYAMRKFMKINFMHEQVPDATTLLKFRHLLEEHNIGDAIFKDVNDRLEKAGLIMHGGTIVDATIIAAPSSTKNAKGERDPEMHQTKKGNQWYHGMKVHAGVDAGTGYVHTITGTAANVHDSTEASKLIRNDDEIMYGDSGYLGVPAQNAIKQDEHHKNMKFEINKRPSSLKTSDDYNGINWDKKMEHDKSSVRCKVEHAFLIVKNTFGYSKVAYKGIKKNMNRFNFLFASANLLMCSRAGRTAEFCKG
- a CDS encoding WYL domain-containing protein; translated protein: MANNEKNSIQRLKILYLYKIMLEQTDELHPITMSEIINQLKLCGISAERKALYQDIEALCTFGLDIKQLKGNTSGYYVASREFELPELKLLADAVTSSRFLTERKSNELLKKIEGLASVHEAKQIHRQVFVSNRVKAMNERIYINVDTIHRAISEGKKISFKYFDYDIQKKKKYRDGLRVCSPYALSWTDERYYLIAHYEKYTSISNFRVDRMESVKILEEDIVPKPSDFSIAEYMNSSFSMFSGESRDVKLRFDNKLINTVIDRFGKDVSLIPDGNEHFTVHVKVKAEAPFFAWLFQFGSKAKIIEPEELKTKYMVHLNEVLETMK
- a CDS encoding ImmA/IrrE family metallo-endopeptidase, encoding MYAYEINSFVQKLKKKFRTDDPFEIAEACNIVIKYKDFTDLKGMYTVIQRCPYIFLNKSLDEHMEKIVLFHELGHHFLHRHHAVSAFKENGLYDMSSKLEIEANIFAANFIIRDEDVMENVGYGYTTEQAAMAMCVPHEMLLIKLNDMNVRGCSLNIPFIPKSDFLA
- a CDS encoding helix-turn-helix transcriptional regulator; translation: MELKDRIAKIRRMRGLTQADLAEKAGVSARAIQNYEGGTRTPKKDILAKIADILGVDEKALASDDEYFVIEANEKYGSKGKAAAKKLIENASALFAGGDISEEDKANVMEALQEAYWEAKITNKKYTPKKYRKDQNSEENSGE